Proteins co-encoded in one Burkholderia ambifaria AMMD genomic window:
- a CDS encoding helix-turn-helix domain-containing protein — protein MSSSLALVRDVSSFESGEAAGARAAASLDLLEQVVGVNLARLRAERQLSLDALARLSGVSRAMLAQIESARSVPSIKVLCKIAAALKVSVAAFLRRHAVNGFEHLAAERAARVVSSSGRFSARALYPEGEPAAAEFHELRIAPLHTEPGTRRAPGTTVNLVVSEGTLEVSVHDRRQLLATGDAIVFDADQPYSLRNPGDSEARAFRVTVSPEVPPRWLVPDAAHAAG, from the coding sequence ATGTCTTCATCCCTGGCGCTGGTGCGCGACGTGTCTTCCTTCGAGTCCGGCGAGGCCGCCGGCGCGCGAGCGGCCGCGTCGCTCGACCTCCTCGAGCAGGTCGTCGGCGTGAACCTCGCGCGCTTGCGTGCCGAGCGGCAACTGTCGCTCGATGCGCTCGCGCGTCTGTCCGGCGTATCGCGTGCGATGCTCGCGCAGATCGAATCCGCACGCAGCGTGCCGTCGATCAAGGTGCTCTGCAAGATCGCCGCGGCGCTGAAGGTGTCGGTCGCCGCGTTCCTGCGCCGCCACGCGGTGAACGGCTTCGAGCACCTGGCGGCGGAGCGCGCGGCGCGCGTCGTCAGCTCGAGCGGCCGTTTCTCGGCGCGTGCGCTGTATCCGGAGGGCGAACCGGCCGCGGCCGAATTCCACGAGCTGCGGATCGCGCCGCTGCACACGGAGCCCGGCACGCGCCGCGCGCCCGGCACGACGGTCAACCTGGTCGTCAGCGAGGGCACGCTCGAAGTCAGCGTGCACGATCGCCGCCAGTTGCTCGCGACCGGCGACGCGATCGTGTTCGACGCCGACCAGCCGTACAGCCTGCGCAACCCGGGCGACAGCGAAGCGCGCGCGTTCCGCGTGACGGTGAGCCCCGAAGTGCCGCCGCGCTGGCTCGTGCCCGACGCCGCGCACGCGGCAGGCTGA
- a CDS encoding MFS transporter has translation MPIPLLALAISAFAIGTTEFIIMGLLPEVAHDLAVSLPSAGLLVTGYALGVAVGAPLLAVLTSRMPRKAALLLLMAIFIVGNVLCASASGYAMLMVARVVTSFAHGSFFGIGAVVAASLVPADKRASAIALMFTGLTLSNVLGVPFGTFVGQLLGWRASFWIVAALGVLSLGGVALLVPNRHDGGPVGLGHEVRVLKEPQVWLALLMTVLGFGGVFVVFTYIAPILETVTGYSPRAVALILVLFGAGLTVGNTLGGKLADRALMPSLIAILVALMAVMAVFAKTSHLPVAAAVTVFVWGIAAFATVPPLQARVVEKAASAPHLASTLNIGAFNVGNAGGAWLGGLALEHGFALDALPWVAVAVTFAALVVTWFAMRLDARAPARGAAPAAH, from the coding sequence ATGCCCATCCCGTTACTGGCGCTCGCGATCAGCGCGTTTGCCATCGGCACTACCGAATTCATCATCATGGGGCTCCTGCCCGAAGTCGCGCACGACCTCGCCGTGTCGCTGCCGTCGGCCGGCCTGCTCGTCACCGGCTACGCGCTCGGCGTCGCGGTCGGCGCGCCGCTGCTCGCGGTGCTGACGAGCCGCATGCCGCGCAAGGCCGCATTGCTGCTGCTGATGGCGATCTTCATCGTCGGCAACGTGCTGTGCGCGAGCGCGTCCGGCTACGCGATGCTGATGGTCGCGCGCGTCGTCACGTCGTTCGCGCACGGCTCGTTCTTCGGGATCGGCGCGGTGGTCGCCGCGTCGCTCGTGCCGGCCGACAAGCGCGCGAGCGCGATCGCGCTGATGTTCACGGGCCTTACGCTGTCGAACGTGCTCGGCGTGCCGTTCGGCACGTTCGTCGGCCAACTGCTCGGCTGGCGCGCGTCGTTCTGGATCGTCGCCGCGCTCGGCGTGCTGTCGCTCGGCGGCGTCGCGCTGCTGGTGCCGAACCGTCATGACGGCGGCCCCGTCGGCCTCGGCCACGAAGTGCGCGTGCTGAAGGAGCCGCAGGTCTGGCTCGCGCTGCTGATGACCGTGCTCGGCTTCGGCGGCGTGTTCGTCGTGTTCACGTACATCGCGCCGATCCTCGAAACCGTCACCGGCTATTCGCCGCGGGCGGTCGCGCTGATCCTCGTGCTGTTCGGCGCCGGGCTCACGGTCGGCAACACGCTCGGCGGCAAGCTTGCCGACCGCGCGTTGATGCCGTCGCTGATCGCGATCCTGGTCGCGCTGATGGCGGTGATGGCCGTGTTCGCGAAGACGAGCCACCTGCCGGTCGCGGCCGCGGTGACGGTGTTCGTGTGGGGGATCGCCGCGTTCGCGACGGTGCCGCCGCTGCAGGCGCGCGTCGTCGAGAAGGCCGCGAGCGCGCCGCATCTCGCGTCGACGCTGAACATCGGCGCCTTCAACGTCGGCAATGCGGGCGGTGCGTGGCTCGGCGGACTGGCGCTGGAACACGGCTTCGCGCTCGATGCGCTGCCGTGGGTCGCCGTCGCGGTGACGTTCGCGGCGCTCGTCGTCACGTGGTTCGCGATGCGGCTCGATGCGCGCGCGCCGGCGCGCGGCGCGGCGCCGGCCGCGCATTGA
- a CDS encoding LysR family transcriptional regulator, which yields MDRLGDIRLFVEAAELGSLSAAGRKLNLTPAAASARLAKLEAKVATRLFERSTRQLRLTDEGRLYLNCCRQALQALDDAHALLQEGRNVVAGKVRLSSTSDFGRNQLLDWLDEFTTLHPGVTFSLTASDSASNLWQDEIDLAIRFAAPPDGALIARRLAANRRVLCAAPSFVARHGVPADPHDLARFPCNVITIASGPMNTWRFTRGDEVQTHTVPVSTAFETNDGGLTREWTLRGHGIALKSLWDIADDVRAGRLRVLLPDWRHQDAPLHAIYHSKRYMAPRVRVLLDFLAERFAREEAALDDLLNACR from the coding sequence ATGGATCGACTGGGCGACATCCGGCTGTTCGTCGAGGCGGCGGAACTGGGCAGCCTGTCAGCGGCCGGGCGCAAGCTGAACCTCACGCCGGCCGCCGCGAGCGCGCGCCTCGCGAAGCTCGAGGCCAAGGTCGCGACGCGACTGTTCGAGCGCTCCACCAGACAGCTGCGGCTCACCGACGAAGGCCGGCTCTACCTGAACTGCTGCCGGCAGGCGCTGCAGGCGCTCGACGACGCGCACGCGCTGCTGCAGGAAGGCCGCAACGTGGTGGCCGGCAAGGTGCGGCTGTCGTCGACGTCCGATTTCGGCCGCAACCAGCTGCTCGACTGGCTCGACGAATTCACCACGCTGCATCCGGGCGTCACGTTCTCGCTGACGGCGTCCGATTCGGCGTCGAACCTGTGGCAGGACGAAATCGACCTCGCGATCCGCTTCGCCGCGCCACCCGACGGCGCGTTGATCGCGCGCCGGCTGGCCGCGAACCGGCGCGTACTGTGCGCGGCGCCGTCGTTCGTCGCGCGCCACGGCGTGCCGGCCGATCCGCACGATCTGGCCCGCTTTCCCTGCAACGTGATCACGATCGCGTCGGGCCCGATGAACACGTGGCGCTTCACGCGCGGCGACGAAGTCCAGACGCACACGGTGCCGGTGTCGACCGCGTTCGAGACCAACGACGGCGGCCTCACCCGCGAATGGACGCTGCGCGGCCACGGCATCGCGCTGAAGTCGCTGTGGGACATCGCCGACGACGTGCGCGCCGGCCGGCTGCGCGTGCTGCTGCCCGACTGGCGGCACCAGGACGCGCCGCTGCACGCGATCTATCACAGCAAGCGCTACATGGCGCCGCGCGTGCGCGTGCTGCTCGACTTCCTCGCCGAACGCTTCGCGCGCGAGGAAGCGGCGCTCGACGACCTGCTGAACGCGTGCCGCTGA
- the miaB gene encoding tRNA (N6-isopentenyl adenosine(37)-C2)-methylthiotransferase MiaB, which produces MTKKVYVKTFGCQMNEYDSDKMVDVLNAAEGLEKTDTPEDADIILFNTCSVREKAQEKVFSDLGRVRELKEAKPGLLIGVGGCVASQEGASIVSRAPYVDLVFGPQTLHRLPQMIDQRRASGRAQVDISFPEIEKFDHLPPARVEGPSAFVSIMEGCSKYCSYCVVPYTRGDEVSRPLDDVLTEVAGLADQGVREVTLLGQNVNAYRGALTAGSTEIADFATLIEYVADIPGIERIRYTTSHPKEFTQRLIDTYAKVPKLVSHLHLPVQHGSDRILMAMKRGYTVLEYKSVIRKLRAIRPDLSLSTDMIVGFPGETEEDFDKMMALVHEMSYDTSFSFIYSPRPGTPAANLHDDTPREVKLKRLQHLQATIEENVARISRSMVGKVERILVEGPSRKDPNELSGRTENNRVVNFPAPLASHPRLIGQMIDVKINHAYPHSLRGELLLVSDDASAATH; this is translated from the coding sequence ATGACGAAAAAAGTTTACGTAAAGACCTTCGGCTGCCAGATGAACGAGTACGACTCGGACAAGATGGTGGACGTGCTCAATGCGGCCGAAGGCCTCGAAAAGACCGATACCCCGGAAGACGCGGACATCATCCTGTTCAACACGTGCTCGGTGCGTGAGAAGGCGCAGGAAAAGGTGTTCTCCGACCTCGGCCGCGTGCGCGAGCTGAAGGAAGCGAAGCCGGGCCTGCTGATCGGCGTCGGCGGCTGCGTCGCCAGCCAGGAAGGCGCGTCGATCGTGTCGCGCGCACCGTACGTCGACCTCGTGTTCGGCCCGCAGACGCTGCACCGCCTGCCGCAGATGATCGACCAGCGCCGCGCGAGCGGCCGTGCACAGGTCGACATCTCGTTCCCCGAGATCGAGAAGTTCGACCACCTGCCGCCCGCGCGCGTCGAGGGGCCGAGCGCGTTCGTGTCGATCATGGAAGGCTGTTCGAAGTACTGCAGCTACTGCGTCGTGCCGTACACGCGCGGCGACGAAGTGTCGCGCCCGCTCGACGACGTGCTGACCGAAGTGGCCGGCCTCGCCGACCAGGGCGTGCGCGAAGTCACGCTGCTCGGCCAGAACGTGAATGCATACCGCGGCGCGCTGACGGCCGGCTCGACGGAAATCGCCGATTTCGCGACGCTGATCGAATACGTCGCCGACATCCCCGGCATCGAGCGCATCCGCTACACGACGTCGCACCCGAAGGAATTCACGCAGCGCCTGATCGACACCTACGCGAAGGTGCCGAAGCTCGTGAGCCACCTGCACCTGCCGGTCCAGCACGGCTCCGACCGCATCCTGATGGCGATGAAGCGCGGCTACACGGTGCTCGAATACAAGTCGGTGATCCGCAAGCTGCGCGCGATCCGCCCGGACCTGTCGCTGTCGACCGACATGATCGTCGGCTTCCCCGGCGAGACCGAGGAGGATTTCGACAAGATGATGGCGCTCGTGCACGAGATGAGCTACGACACCAGCTTCTCGTTCATCTACAGCCCGCGCCCCGGCACGCCGGCCGCGAACCTGCACGACGACACGCCGCGCGAGGTCAAGCTCAAACGCCTGCAACATCTGCAGGCGACCATCGAGGAAAACGTCGCGCGCATCAGCCGGTCGATGGTCGGGAAGGTCGAGCGGATCCTCGTCGAGGGCCCGTCGCGCAAGGATCCGAACGAACTGTCGGGCCGCACCGAGAACAACCGGGTCGTGAATTTCCCGGCGCCGCTCGCGTCGCACCCGCGCCTGATCGGCCAGATGATCGACGTGAAGATCAACCATGCGTACCCGCATTCGCTGCGCGGCGAGCTGCTGCTCGTGAGCGACGACGCGAGCGCGGCCACCCATTGA
- a CDS encoding PhoH family protein, with translation MKTVQALEFTAPREDNARLANLCGPLDENLRQIEQALDVTLARRGHRITIRGRGAKLALAALENFYNRSRDPLSVDDIQLALVEVRHTAGNGRQDTLDVRFRGDPDHPFDEPAVQLDDAGPEEEPGPKLYTRRADLRGRTPAQREYLKQILSHDVTFGIGPAGTGKTYLAVACAVDALERDQVKRIVLTRPAVEAGERLGFLPGDLAQKVDPYLRPLYDALYDLLGFDKTAKMFERQMIEIAPLAYMRGRTLNHAFIILDEAQNTTPEQMKMFLTRIGFGSKAVVTGDTSQVDLPRGHKSGLVEAQQVLGGVRGIALTRFTSVDVVRHPLVARIVEAYDDFHAQHKDV, from the coding sequence TTGAAGACCGTCCAAGCACTGGAATTCACCGCGCCGCGCGAAGACAACGCGCGCCTCGCCAACCTCTGCGGCCCGCTCGACGAGAATCTGCGGCAGATCGAACAGGCGCTCGACGTCACGCTCGCGCGGCGCGGCCACCGGATCACGATCCGCGGGCGCGGCGCGAAGCTCGCGCTCGCGGCGCTCGAGAACTTCTACAACCGCTCGCGCGATCCGCTGTCGGTCGACGATATCCAGCTCGCGCTGGTCGAAGTGCGTCACACCGCCGGCAACGGCCGCCAGGACACGCTCGACGTGCGCTTTCGCGGCGACCCGGACCATCCGTTCGACGAACCGGCCGTGCAGCTCGACGACGCGGGGCCCGAGGAGGAACCTGGGCCGAAGCTGTACACGCGGCGCGCCGACCTGCGCGGGCGCACGCCCGCTCAGCGCGAATACCTGAAGCAGATCCTGTCGCACGACGTGACGTTCGGCATCGGGCCGGCCGGCACCGGCAAGACCTACCTCGCGGTTGCGTGCGCGGTCGACGCGCTCGAGCGCGACCAGGTCAAGCGGATCGTGCTGACGCGCCCGGCCGTCGAGGCCGGCGAGCGGCTCGGCTTCCTGCCGGGCGATCTCGCGCAGAAGGTCGATCCGTACCTGCGGCCGCTGTACGACGCGCTGTACGACCTGCTCGGCTTCGACAAGACGGCGAAGATGTTCGAGCGCCAGATGATCGAGATCGCGCCGCTCGCGTACATGCGCGGCCGCACGCTGAACCACGCGTTCATCATCCTCGACGAGGCGCAGAACACGACGCCCGAGCAGATGAAGATGTTCCTCACGCGGATCGGCTTCGGCTCGAAGGCCGTCGTGACCGGCGACACGAGCCAGGTCGACCTGCCGCGCGGGCACAAGAGCGGCCTGGTGGAGGCGCAGCAAGTGCTCGGCGGCGTGCGCGGCATCGCGCTCACGCGCTTCACGAGCGTGGACGTCGTGCGTCATCCGCTCGTCGCGCGCATCGTCGAGGCGTACGACGACTTCCACGCGCAGCACAAGGACGTGTGA
- the ybeY gene encoding rRNA maturation RNase YbeY gives MKSSRSRKSGRDQSAAPDSPRVSLFDAKGKARTVAAQGLRIDFPDGRSLMFDLSGSSGDTAVAIVAQHNDPAMRAKLALQPEHYDSVTLHVGAEPAPREEEIAEMADEPRELEFDLSVQYGDEVTGDVRKACPKRKLIAEWIEPALFSSAQLTVRFVGEEEGRTLNDGYRHKDYPTNVLTFAYDPLPDGTVIGDLVLCCPVVEKEAQEQGKPLAAHYAHLLVHGALHAQGYDHETSEEDAAEMEALEVAILAKLGFPNPYQ, from the coding sequence ATGAAATCTTCCCGTTCTCGCAAGTCCGGGCGCGACCAGTCCGCCGCGCCCGATTCCCCCCGTGTTTCGCTGTTCGATGCGAAGGGCAAGGCCCGGACCGTCGCCGCGCAAGGGCTGCGAATCGACTTCCCGGATGGCCGCAGCCTGATGTTCGACCTGTCGGGCAGCTCGGGCGACACGGCCGTCGCGATCGTCGCGCAGCACAACGACCCGGCGATGCGCGCGAAACTCGCGCTGCAGCCCGAGCATTACGACAGCGTGACCCTGCACGTCGGCGCCGAGCCCGCGCCGCGCGAGGAGGAAATCGCGGAAATGGCGGACGAGCCGCGCGAACTCGAGTTCGACCTGTCCGTGCAGTACGGCGACGAAGTCACCGGCGACGTCCGCAAGGCGTGCCCCAAGCGCAAGCTGATCGCCGAGTGGATCGAGCCGGCGCTGTTCTCGAGCGCGCAGCTCACCGTGCGCTTCGTCGGCGAGGAAGAAGGCCGCACGCTGAACGACGGCTACCGCCACAAGGACTACCCGACCAACGTGCTGACCTTCGCGTACGATCCGCTGCCCGACGGCACCGTGATCGGCGACCTCGTGCTGTGCTGCCCGGTCGTCGAGAAGGAAGCGCAGGAACAGGGCAAGCCGCTCGCGGCCCACTACGCGCACCTGCTGGTGCACGGCGCGCTGCACGCGCAGGGCTACGATCACGAGACGAGCGAAGAAGACGCCGCCGAAATGGAAGCGCTCGAAGTCGCCATCCTCGCGAAGCTGGGCTTCCCGAACCCGTACCAGTAA
- a CDS encoding gamma-glutamylcyclotransferase gives MRHAAMLPPAYPPSIGEGRLLTQDELAASLAHTMRDWDGQQDLWLFGYGSLIWNPGLPTVAAVRGKVHGYHRGLYLWSRVNRGTPERPGLVLALDRGGSCSGIAFRLAGPTAQPHLETLWKREMPMGSYRPAWLPCSLETGERVNALAFVMRRDAPAYTGKLTDPVVKEVFGCAAGRYGTTLDYVSRTVEALRASGIPDRALEGLLARCR, from the coding sequence ATGCGCCACGCCGCAATGCTGCCGCCCGCCTACCCGCCGTCGATCGGCGAGGGAAGGCTGCTGACGCAAGACGAACTGGCGGCCTCGCTCGCGCACACGATGCGCGACTGGGACGGCCAGCAGGATCTCTGGCTGTTCGGCTATGGCTCGCTGATCTGGAACCCCGGGCTGCCGACCGTCGCCGCCGTGCGCGGCAAGGTACACGGCTACCATCGCGGGCTCTACCTGTGGTCGCGCGTGAACCGCGGCACGCCCGAACGGCCGGGCCTCGTGCTCGCGCTCGATCGCGGCGGCTCGTGCTCGGGCATCGCATTCCGGCTCGCCGGCCCGACCGCGCAGCCGCATCTCGAAACCTTGTGGAAACGCGAGATGCCGATGGGCTCGTACCGGCCCGCGTGGCTGCCGTGCTCGCTCGAGACCGGCGAACGCGTGAACGCGCTGGCCTTCGTGATGCGCCGCGACGCGCCGGCCTACACGGGCAAGCTGACCGACCCCGTCGTGAAGGAAGTGTTCGGCTGCGCGGCCGGCCGCTACGGCACGACGCTCGACTATGTGAGCCGCACCGTGGAGGCGCTGCGTGCGAGCGGCATCCCCGATCGCGCGCTGGAAGGGCTGCTCGCGCGATGCCGGTGA
- a CDS encoding HlyC/CorC family transporter codes for MNDSYPSRKLTDKPQEKRSLLERLTDFISPEPESRTELLEILQDAHERNLIDADSLSMIEGVFQVSDLCARDIMVPRAQMDAINIADKPEDFIPFVLEKAHSRYPVFEENRDNVIGVLLAKDLLRFYAEEEFDVRGMLRPAVFIPESKRLNVLLHDFRVNRNHLAIVVDEYGGVAGLITIEDVLEQIVGDIEDEYDFDEEAGNIISGPDGRYRVRALTEIEQFNESFGTDFPDDEVDTIGGLITHHFGRVPHRGEKLQLGNLVFEIQRGDARQVHVLLVRRNPHASRRAETSHED; via the coding sequence ATGAACGATTCGTATCCCAGTCGTAAGCTCACCGACAAACCGCAAGAAAAGCGCTCGCTGCTCGAGCGCCTGACCGACTTCATCTCGCCCGAGCCGGAATCCCGGACCGAGCTGCTGGAAATCCTCCAGGACGCCCACGAACGCAACCTGATCGACGCCGATTCGCTGTCGATGATCGAAGGTGTGTTCCAGGTGTCCGACCTGTGCGCCCGCGACATCATGGTGCCGCGCGCGCAGATGGACGCGATCAACATCGCCGACAAGCCTGAAGACTTCATCCCGTTCGTCCTCGAGAAAGCGCACTCGCGCTACCCCGTGTTCGAGGAGAACCGCGACAACGTGATCGGCGTGCTGCTCGCGAAAGACCTGCTGCGCTTCTATGCCGAAGAGGAATTCGACGTGCGCGGGATGCTGCGCCCCGCCGTGTTCATCCCCGAATCGAAGCGCCTGAACGTGCTGCTGCACGACTTCCGCGTGAACCGCAACCACCTCGCGATCGTCGTCGACGAATACGGCGGCGTCGCGGGCCTGATCACGATCGAGGACGTGCTCGAACAGATCGTCGGCGACATCGAGGACGAATACGACTTCGACGAAGAGGCCGGCAACATCATCTCGGGGCCGGACGGCCGCTACCGCGTGCGCGCGCTCACCGAGATCGAACAGTTCAACGAATCGTTCGGCACCGACTTCCCCGACGACGAAGTCGACACGATCGGCGGGCTGATCACCCATCATTTCGGCCGCGTGCCGCACCGCGGCGAGAAGCTGCAGCTCGGCAACCTCGTGTTCGAGATCCAGCGCGGCGATGCGCGCCAGGTCCACGTGCTGCTGGTGCGCCGCAACCCGCACGCGAGCCGCCGCGCCGAAACCTCGCACGAAGACTGA
- the lnt gene encoding apolipoprotein N-acyltransferase, with protein MDDPIPSRPAGGLLAPAPGRALPRWHYPAALLAGAANTLGFAPTPHGGWLQLVVFVWFFAQLTRTSSWRGAALTGGAFGFGNFITGVWWLYISMHVYGEMAAPLAGGALVLFSLYLSLYPAFSAGLWSFCAGHAWHRREADPRPFSPTWHGAFAFASAWALGEWLRGTVLTGFPWLASGYAQVDGPFAGFAPVVGVYGIAWVLALFAALVVQALVAARRSPAAERAGGNARIRIAAPAGVAVALVAAGIGLSQATWTVPANAPLSVRLLQGNVKQDIKFEQAGIDAAIKMYQQMIVEKPADLIVTPETAIAVMIQELPEPFAVAIRKFSDTTGSAVLFGAVGASVTPEGRYVDYTNSLYGVTPHSRDIYHYDKHHLVPFGEFIPWGFRWFVDLMKMPLGDFARGAPVQKPFLVHNQPVMADICYEDLFGEEIAATIRDNPQPPGVLVNVTNLAWFGDTIALDQHLQIARMRALETGRPMLRATNTGMTAAIDARGRVLGQLKPFTIGSLDLRIEGTSGFTPYVTSGNNVVLAVSLVLLAFGFTFGPGLRRRNGSKAGDDPDL; from the coding sequence ATGGACGATCCGATCCCGTCCCGCCCGGCTGGCGGCCTTCTCGCGCCGGCGCCCGGCCGCGCGCTGCCGCGCTGGCACTATCCGGCCGCGCTGCTCGCCGGCGCGGCCAATACGCTCGGCTTCGCACCGACCCCGCATGGCGGCTGGCTGCAGCTCGTCGTATTCGTCTGGTTTTTCGCGCAGCTGACGCGCACGTCGAGCTGGCGCGGCGCCGCGCTCACCGGCGGCGCGTTCGGCTTCGGCAACTTCATCACCGGCGTGTGGTGGCTCTACATCAGCATGCACGTGTACGGCGAGATGGCCGCGCCGCTCGCGGGCGGCGCGCTGGTGCTGTTCTCGCTGTACCTGTCGCTGTACCCGGCGTTCTCGGCCGGGCTATGGTCGTTCTGCGCGGGCCACGCGTGGCATCGCCGCGAAGCCGACCCGCGGCCGTTCTCGCCGACCTGGCACGGCGCGTTCGCATTCGCGAGCGCCTGGGCGCTCGGCGAATGGCTGCGCGGCACCGTGTTGACCGGCTTTCCGTGGCTCGCGAGCGGCTATGCGCAGGTCGACGGCCCGTTCGCGGGCTTCGCGCCAGTGGTCGGCGTGTACGGGATCGCCTGGGTGCTCGCGCTGTTCGCCGCGCTGGTCGTGCAGGCGCTCGTCGCCGCGCGCCGGTCGCCCGCCGCTGAACGCGCCGGCGGCAACGCACGCATCCGCATCGCCGCGCCGGCCGGCGTCGCCGTCGCGCTCGTCGCGGCCGGCATCGGGCTGTCGCAGGCCACGTGGACCGTGCCCGCGAACGCGCCGCTCAGCGTGCGGCTGCTGCAGGGCAACGTGAAGCAGGACATCAAGTTCGAGCAGGCGGGCATCGACGCGGCGATCAAGATGTACCAGCAGATGATCGTCGAGAAGCCCGCCGACCTGATCGTCACGCCGGAGACCGCGATCGCGGTGATGATCCAGGAGCTGCCCGAGCCGTTCGCCGTCGCGATCCGCAAGTTCAGCGACACGACGGGCTCGGCCGTGCTGTTCGGCGCGGTCGGCGCGTCGGTCACGCCCGAAGGCCGCTACGTCGACTACACGAACAGCCTGTACGGCGTGACGCCGCATTCGCGCGACATCTATCACTACGACAAGCACCATCTCGTGCCCTTCGGCGAATTCATCCCGTGGGGCTTCCGGTGGTTCGTCGACCTGATGAAGATGCCGCTCGGCGACTTCGCGCGCGGCGCGCCGGTGCAGAAGCCGTTCCTCGTGCACAACCAGCCGGTGATGGCCGACATCTGCTACGAGGACTTGTTCGGCGAGGAAATCGCCGCGACGATCCGCGACAATCCGCAGCCGCCCGGCGTGCTCGTCAACGTGACGAACCTCGCGTGGTTCGGCGACACGATCGCGCTCGACCAGCATCTGCAGATCGCGCGGATGCGCGCGCTCGAGACGGGCCGGCCGATGCTGCGCGCGACCAATACCGGGATGACGGCCGCGATCGACGCGCGCGGCCGCGTGCTCGGCCAGCTGAAACCGTTCACGATCGGCTCGCTCGACCTGCGGATCGAAGGCACGAGCGGGTTCACGCCGTACGTGACGAGCGGCAACAATGTCGTGCTCGCGGTATCGCTGGTGCTGCTCGCGTTCGGCTTCACGTTCGGGCCGGGCCTGCGCCGCCGCAACGGTTCGAAGGCCGGCGACGACCCCGACCTGTGA